In the genome of Cryptomeria japonica chromosome 8, Sugi_1.0, whole genome shotgun sequence, one region contains:
- the LOC131032303 gene encoding abscisic acid 8'-hydroxylase CYP707A2, whose product MIMFFVLAIFTVVGVYLLLRLWHHSLFFSRKRLPPGSMGWPLIGETFHFYSENPNTFFADKQRRYGDIFKTYFLRCPCIMIASPEACKFVLVNNSQIFKPTYPPSKERLLGQNALFFHEGEYHARVRKLVQSAIGPSSIRTVVPHIHHIALNILKTCEGRTIITFYEMKKYAFDVGIRFIFGQLDETYKKELIEYYNILEMGYNSMPLNLFGTRFNKSIKARKKLSEIMRKIMAERRANNVAHKDLLESLMAFREETGEGLSEEQITDNVIGVLFAAHHTTATVLTWFIKFLTEYPALLEAVTAEQENIQRNKENKHSLILADTEKMPLTTRVLQETMRIASVISFTFREAVEDVEYKGFIIPKGWKVMPLFRNIHHNPEWFPDPYRFDPSRFKVPPKPNTFIPFGNGIHSCPGNQLAHTEILILMHHITTKYRWEVMGTQDGIEYDPFPIPNQGFPIRVTPKAIADSGPSQSNRFRVEEGGSLAK is encoded by the exons ATGATCATGTTCTTTGTCTTAGCAATCTTTACAGTTGTGGGAGTGTATCTACTCTTGAGACTATGGCATCATTCACTATTCTTTTCACGAAAAAGATTGCCACCAGGTTCCATGGGATGGCCCTTAATTGGAGAAACATTCCACTTTTACTCTGAGAATCCAAACACCTTTTTCGCTGATAAACAGAGGAG GTATGGTGATATATTCAAAACATATTTTCTACGATGCCCTTGCATTATGATTGCAAGCCCAGAAGCTTGCAAATTTGTACTGGTCAACAACTCCCAAATTTTTAAGCCCACATATCCTCCGAGCAAGGAGCGATTGCTGGGCCAGAATGCGTTATTTTTCCATGAGGGAGAATACCATGCACGCGTCAGAAAATTGGTTCAGTCTGCTATTGGTCCCAGTTCTATCCGCACCGTTGTTCCCCACATTCACCACATAGCCCTCAATATCTTGAAGACATGCGAAGGCCGCACCATAATTACCTTTTACGAGATGAAAAAG TATGCATTTGATGTGGGAATTCGCTTCATATTCGGTCAGTTGGATGAAACATATAAGAAAGAGCTCATCGAATACTACAATATTCTGGAGATGGGTTACAATTCAATGCCTCTCAATCTCTTTGGGACTCGTTTCAATAAATCTATCAAG GCGAGGAAGAAGCTCAGTGAGATAATGAGAAAAATTATGGCTGAAAGACGAGCCAATAATGTGGCACACAAGGATCTGTTGGAGTCATTAATGGCGTTCAGAGAAGAAACAGGAGAGGGTCTGAGCGAGGAGCAGATAACTGACAATGTCATTGGCGTGCTCTTTGCAGCTCACCATACAACGGCTACTGTTTTGACATGGTTTATCAAATTCCTCACAGAATATCCTGCGCTTCTAGAGGCTGTCACG GCAGAGCAAGAAAACATTCAACGAAACAAGGAAAACAAGCATTCCTTGATACTTGCAGATACCGAGAAAATGCCACTTACAACCAGG GTGCTTCAAGAGACTATGAGAATAGCATCAGTGATATCCTTTACATTCAGGGAAGCTGTTGAAGATGTTGAGTACAAAG GTTTCATCATTCCCAAGGGATGGAAGGTAATGCCACTGTTCAGAAACATCCATCACAATCCAGAATGGTTTCCAGATCCTTACAGATTTGATCCTTCCAGATTTAAG GTTCCTCCAAAACCTAACACTTTCATACCTTTTGGGAATGGAATCCATTCTTGCCCGGGAAATCAACTGGCACACACAGAGATCCTGATACTAATGCATCATATCACAACCAAGTACAG GTGGGAAGTAATGGGTACTCAGGATGGAATTGAATATGATCCCTTCCCCATTCCAAACCAGGGATTTCCTATAAGGGTGACCCCAAAAGCAATAGCAGACTCTGGTCCAAGCCAAAGCAATCGATTCAGAGTTGAGGAGGGAGGATCCCTGGCTAAGTAG